The genome window GCGCTCGTCATGGCCCCGCTGGTGAAAAACCACGGAGTGGAGTATCTGGTTCCCGCGGTCTTGTTGGCGGGACTGATCCAGATTGCTTTGGGGCTCGGTGGCGTCGCGAACTTAATGCGCTTTATTCCGCGAAGCGTGATGAACGGGTTCGTGAATGCCCTGGCTATCCTCATTTTTCTTGCCCAACTCCAGCACGTCATTCATGTGCCGTGGATGGTTTATGTGTTGGTCGCCATAAGCCTTGCCATTATGGTTGTCTGGCCGCGCGTGAATAGAGTCATTCCAGGTCCCTTGGTGGCCATTGTGGTTGTGACAGCGTTGGCCATTCTGGGGCATATCGACGTTCCCACCGTCCGTGATCAGGGAGAACTGCCCCATGGGGTGCCGTCCCTGATCATTCCGGATGTGGTGTTCGGGTTCCGCCATTTCGGGGTTATCGCGCCGTACGCGCTGGGGGCTGCCATCGTCGGTCTCATCGAGTCGTTGCTGACCGCGAAACTTGTTGATGACATCACGGACCAGCACTCTGATAAAACGAGGGAGTCATGGGGGCTGGGGATTGCGAACGTCGCTAGTGCCTTCGTCGGAGGTCAGGGCGGTTGCGCGATGATCGGGCAAACCATGATCAATGTGCGCCATGCTCAGGCTCGTACGCGCCTCTCGACGCTTCTCGCCGGCGTATTTCTCCTCGTTCTTGTGGTTTCGCTAGGGGAGATCGTTGGGCAAATCCCGATGGCCGCGCTCGTCGCCGTGATGTTCGTCGTCGCCTTTTCGACGATGGATTGGCACTCGGTCGACCCGAGAACGCTCCGGAGAATGCCGCTGAGCGAGACAGCGGTCATGGGTGCGACAATTATCGCGACAGTGGTGACCAATAACCTCGCGGTCGGCGTCGTGTGTGGGGTAGTGGGGGCCAGCGTGATGTTTGTTCGTCGCGTGGCCCATATGGTGACGGTGGAGCAGGTGGACCATTCTCCGGAGACCAGCCGATACAGGGTTCGGGGACAGTTGTTTTTTGCGTCGAGTAATGACGTGGTGTTCAGCTTTAATTACACTGACCCCGCGAAAACTATCGAAATCGATGTCTCCGAGGCCGAAGTGTGGGATTCTTCCGCCGTATCAGCTTTGGAATCTATCGCTTACAAGTATCGCCAGCGCGGTAAACATGTTCAGGTTGTGGGCGCGACGGGCGCAAGCTTAGAGCGTCTACGTCGGTTGTCGTCACTGACGATCGTGGACGAGTAGTTCTCAGATAGGCAGGGGTGCGAATGTGTCGTTCTCTGCCTTGGAGAGCACAATAAAACTGTGAATGAAATAGGTAGTTCCCATCGTGTTCACCAGTTACAACGGCGTATTCGTTTTATTGTCGCGTTTACGATTGCGTACAACGTGGTCG of Corynebacterium kroppenstedtii DSM 44385 contains these proteins:
- a CDS encoding SulP family inorganic anion transporter; translation: MKHLPGNSVKDAVTDHPATVGSFRSAFSSWGRFRTEVFGGLVTSLALIPEVISFSIVEGVDPRVGLFTSFVMCVAIAFTGGRPAMVTAAAGSVALVMAPLVKNHGVEYLVPAVLLAGLIQIALGLGGVANLMRFIPRSVMNGFVNALAILIFLAQLQHVIHVPWMVYVLVAISLAIMVVWPRVNRVIPGPLVAIVVVTALAILGHIDVPTVRDQGELPHGVPSLIIPDVVFGFRHFGVIAPYALGAAIVGLIESLLTAKLVDDITDQHSDKTRESWGLGIANVASAFVGGQGGCAMIGQTMINVRHAQARTRLSTLLAGVFLLVLVVSLGEIVGQIPMAALVAVMFVVAFSTMDWHSVDPRTLRRMPLSETAVMGATIIATVVTNNLAVGVVCGVVGASVMFVRRVAHMVTVEQVDHSPETSRYRVRGQLFFASSNDVVFSFNYTDPAKTIEIDVSEAEVWDSSAVSALESIAYKYRQRGKHVQVVGATGASLERLRRLSSLTIVDE